The window GAAGATATCGAAGGACTCAAAATCAAAGAATTTGAGTTGTTAGACGAAGAACAGCAAATTTTCAGAGGGACTGAATATGCAAGTATTATTGACCAAACAATCGCTGAGATTGAAGTTGAAACGCAGTATGCACAAAAGAAGATTAAACAGTTGATCGCGGATACAGAAGAGGACTATTATCGAGAAAAGAAAGCTTACAGTCAATTAGAAGATGACCTTCATTTTGTGAAGAATGGAGGGACACTAAAATGACTAAAATGGATATTGGGGAATACAAACATTTACTTGGCCAAATGAAAGAGTTAAAATTAACATTAGGCTTGAGTTTTACTGGAACCAACGGAACAATTGAAGAATTTTCAGGAGATACGAAGTTAAAGGGCGTTGCCTGGTCTTCCACGAAGTCTTATTTTTCAGCAGGGTATACACCAATATTGGATGGCTTAAGTGATGTATTTTATACAACGATTACAAGGCTAGAAAATTTTATCCGTGCCTTTGAAAGTGAAGTCACCACTTCAGGAGTAAAGTTAGATTTGGACCATTTACAAGATTTACAACGTAGACGTGATGAGTTACAAAGAGATAAAACGAATTGGTTGCATCAAATTGCTGAACAAGCTTCAAAAATACCTGGGTTAGGTCATTTATTTAATGATTATAGCGTTCTACAAGCCGAGAAAAAAGTTCAGTTAATGGAAGATTTTCAAGAGTTCATTCATCGACATGATAGTGACTTTTCAGAACTAAATGGGTTGATTGAGCAAGTATTGTTAGGGTTGGATGAACTAGGTAAACAACGTTCATTTAACGGAGACAGACAAGGATATAGTCCGATTCATTTTATGAATCTAAATTGGTCAAAAAACTTAGATCATTACCATAAAAAACATAGGGATGATGTGAAAAAGACC is drawn from Carnobacterium gallinarum DSM 4847 and contains these coding sequences:
- a CDS encoding T7SS effector LXG polymorphic toxin, producing MTKMDIGEYKHLLGQMKELKLTLGLSFTGTNGTIEEFSGDTKLKGVAWSSTKSYFSAGYTPILDGLSDVFYTTITRLENFIRAFESEVTTSGVKLDLDHLQDLQRRRDELQRDKTNWLHQIAEQASKIPGLGHLFNDYSVLQAEKKVQLMEDFQEFIHRHDSDFSELNGLIEQVLLGLDELGKQRSFNGDRQGYSPIHFMNLNWSKNLDHYHKKHRDDVKKTQQKDRENFKNMAEVAGGAAAMESFGTNVALANTGPSLYSAGENYYSGPRVKGGNSGKVNNEPTAPKKTTPMNNFKFSANAQNHLKNVEKITTRNGVSGGHNGSEFNKVFTEQGLELENVIVSKKKHPFIEGIYEVVYQIPKKGPTGEIADPISYKVMRDPKTLYDPNVISDELIFHWGSEAIQQGVIQPDGRSIIGKAPNGLRFKGYLDTNGIVTNFFPMLD